The Desulfuromonas acetoxidans DSM 684 region CTTACCTCAGACCGCCCATGATGATGCGGTGCATGTTGCCAAGCGGATACAACAGAAAATCGCTGAAAAAGCGATCGCCCATCAAAAATCACCAACAAAGCCTGTTATTACGTTAAGCATCGGCGTATGCAGCATGATTCCGCATGATCTGAGTTCAGAGCAGCAGTTCATAGATTGTGCCGACCGCCGCTTGTACGTGGCTAAGAACAATGGTCGCAATCAGATTTGTGATCAGGACTGAGGGTCAAAGTGAGGCAGGATATGATGCAACTCAACGACCGGACCAAAAACCAGCACAGCCGGCCGTGCAGCAGTTTTAGCCGTTTGCGGCAATTGACAAAGAGATGTGGTCACCGTTTTCTGCTCAGGGCGTGAGGCATTGGAGATGATTGCTACCGGCAACTCAGGGTCCACGCCCTGCTCCAGAGCAAGTGCTGAAATTTGCTCGGAAAAACTCAACCCCATCAACACAACCGTCGTATGGTAATCGAGTTTCAATAAGGGAAGCCAGGCGCTGTTAATACGGCTGCCGGACAGATGAGCTGAAACAATCGACAGATTCGCCGCATAGCCACGCGCCGTCAAAGGAATACCCGCAGATGCTGGCCCGACCAGCGCAGAACTGATCCCCGCCACCACACTGACACGAATTCCGCGTTCGGCCAGATAGCGCGCCTCTTCAGCACCACGCCCGAAAATATAAGGATCACCACTTTTCAACCTAGCGACATGGTGTCCTGAACGCGCATAATCAAGAATCAGATCATTGATCTGCTCCTGCTTAAAGCTGTGCGCACCCTTCTTTTTACCGACATAAACTTTTTCCGTCTCCGGTGGGATCAGAGCAAGAATGTCATCGGAAATCAGATGGTCATATAAGACCACATCCATTTCCTGTAAACACTGATAAGCCTGCAGTGTCAACAAGCGCACATCACCGGGACCACAGCCGATCAGAAACACCTGAGCCAGCTGCTCACGTATCTGGGCCCGGGTTTTATCCGTGTTAATATGACCAGCCTGACGCTGCGCGGCTTTCTCATCGACAAGATCAGCCACGTGCCGGGGAATCACACGTTGAATCCGATTGCGGACCTCCTGCCCAATTGTCGGACTCGCGCCATCAGTTGAAACAGCAATCTTCAAATGACCGTAGTTCAGTAACGATGAGAAATAAAAATCACATTGTGACGGTACATCAACCCGATTGACCAGCACACTACGTTGATTTTTTTCCCCATCAAGCATGTGTCCAACATGCCTATCGCCGGTAGCATCGACGATAATCTGATAACCGGCAAAATCAGATTGTTCAATCTCCTTTTGCACTGGAGTTATCGGCAAACCATTAAAAGACTCACCAATATGCTGAGCAATCACAGTAAAATCAATTTGATTATCGAGCAGAACCTGAGCTTTTTGAAAAGCAACCTTACCCGCACCCAGCAAGAGGATACGCGGATTTTTCAACAGAATTGGTAATGTCGACACGCTGTTCTCCTGAACACTGTCCGCAATGCCCCAAGAAAGAAGTTTGCGATGAAAGCACCCTATGGATAGGTTATATGAATTTCATCACCAGAGCGAATTGCGCCGCCTTCAATGACTTTGACAAAAATTCCTTGCGTTGGCATCACACAGTCACCAGCCTGATGATAAATAGCACAACGTTGATGACAGGTTTTTCCGATCTGCGTCACTTCGAGAACAACATCAGCGATCTCAATACGTGTGCCAAGATCTGTCTTCAACAGATCAACTCCTGATGTCACGATATTTTCGGCAAAATCTCCGTCCGCAAGGGTCAACCCTTTGGCGCGCATCGTATCGATACTTTCTTTGGCCAACAAGCTTACCTGACGTTCAGTGCCACCATGAGCATCCCCGACAATACCATAGTCCTCAACAAGTTGAATTGAATCGACGGCTTTTTTCTGCTCTCCGGTCCGCTCACTTATGCAAACAGCAACCACTTGTCCTAAACCATGTGCCATATCACACCTCCGACAAAAAAGATTTGCCGTCATTGTCAAATGTAGACAGTATCGTGTCAAGAAAAATAATTGACAAAAACACTCAGGTTAATATTTTTAAAAAAAAGGGGCAAACACCCCTTTCTTTTAAAAACAATTTATTACCCCATAAAGCTTTCACGATTTTGTTCAAAAACTTCGTTGAACTCTTCGAGAAGTTCACCAACACGTGCGTCAGAAAGATCAAAATAAGTCGCTCCGGGACAGGTCGCTACGTCAATCTCATCATCTTCCTGACGTTGTCCGATACCAAGCCGCTGACATGCTGCTGAAGATAAATTAACAACTGCAGACAGTCCAGCAATATCATTGTCAATGTCTACCTGATCAAAATCCATTTGGTGATGAACAACTTCAACCAGCAAAGGAGCAATTTTCCACGAGTCAAGAACGGCCGCTCCAACCAGACTATACGGATTAGAGAAAACCTCTTGCTCCAAAGTCAGGTAATCACCGGCACCATTGTAAACCGCTTCAACGAGCTCCTGGTAACGTTCAGAATCATTATTGTTCCGAACAATTTTCCCCAGATTGCTGAACAATCCGGCCATAAAAGCTTCTTCTCCATTAACATGGTCGAGCTTGCTACTGAAATACCGTGCCGCCAAAGCACAACCAATAGACTCTTCCCACAACATTTTTTCAAGAAGCCCAAAGGATTTATTAACACTACTCATACTGGAAGCGAGAACCAGGCTCCGAACCGTACGCTCACCCAAGATAACCAAGGCGTTCTGCAACGTTGTCACCTGTCGCGACAAACCATACATGGCCGAATTGGCAATTTTGAGCATTCGGGCTGAAACAGCAGAATCCAATGAAATCGTTTCCGCCAATTTTTTCACTGATGTATCGGGATCCTGAAGAAGCTCCAGAACCTTGACTGCGACAATGGGCATCGGCGGAAGATCACCCACTTCACCAATAATTTCAGAATAATCCTGCATGGA contains the following coding sequences:
- the cobA gene encoding uroporphyrinogen-III C-methyltransferase; protein product: MSTLPILLKNPRILLLGAGKVAFQKAQVLLDNQIDFTVIAQHIGESFNGLPITPVQKEIEQSDFAGYQIIVDATGDRHVGHMLDGEKNQRSVLVNRVDVPSQCDFYFSSLLNYGHLKIAVSTDGASPTIGQEVRNRIQRVIPRHVADLVDEKAAQRQAGHINTDKTRAQIREQLAQVFLIGCGPGDVRLLTLQAYQCLQEMDVVLYDHLISDDILALIPPETEKVYVGKKKGAHSFKQEQINDLILDYARSGHHVARLKSGDPYIFGRGAEEARYLAERGIRVSVVAGISSALVGPASAGIPLTARGYAANLSIVSAHLSGSRINSAWLPLLKLDYHTTVVLMGLSFSEQISALALEQGVDPELPVAIISNASRPEQKTVTTSLCQLPQTAKTAARPAVLVFGPVVELHHILPHFDPQS
- a CDS encoding MOSC domain-containing protein gives rise to the protein MAHGLGQVVAVCISERTGEQKKAVDSIQLVEDYGIVGDAHGGTERQVSLLAKESIDTMRAKGLTLADGDFAENIVTSGVDLLKTDLGTRIEIADVVLEVTQIGKTCHQRCAIYHQAGDCVMPTQGIFVKVIEGGAIRSGDEIHITYP
- a CDS encoding HDOD domain-containing protein, whose product is MQDYSEIIGEVGDLPPMPIVAVKVLELLQDPDTSVKKLAETISLDSAVSARMLKIANSAMYGLSRQVTTLQNALVILGERTVRSLVLASSMSSVNKSFGLLEKMLWEESIGCALAARYFSSKLDHVNGEEAFMAGLFSNLGKIVRNNNDSERYQELVEAVYNGAGDYLTLEQEVFSNPYSLVGAAVLDSWKIAPLLVEVVHHQMDFDQVDIDNDIAGLSAVVNLSSAACQRLGIGQRQEDDEIDVATCPGATYFDLSDARVGELLEEFNEVFEQNRESFMG